The Periplaneta americana isolate PAMFEO1 chromosome 10, P.americana_PAMFEO1_priV1, whole genome shotgun sequence genomic interval aAGGTTTGTGTTGCTGCCACAGCAAATATTCCAGCTGTTAGTCTAATGAGCATTTGAAGCTAATATAGTCAAGGAAATAGAGTGAAATTAACTCTCTCAAACTAGCATCAATTCGGATAGCGAGATATTATAGTTAAACCATAATTGTCGCGAGTCAGTCGCATAGAATAATCTCAAAGAACCAAAACTGACCATATATGTTCCCGGTGCACTCACGGTCGGCCGCCCAGAGTCATAACGGATCTCGCACACAGTTGAGTTATGAGTGCCGCGCTAGTTTGTATGTTTATTGCTCTGTACCTTGTTCAGTGTGCAACGTTTTAAATACGTTTTCTAGTAACATGTGGAAAAAATACATCGGTCGACAAAAGACAAAAAAGTAAACAATGTATAACATTCATATAAACATCTGTCCCATTTATCTTCGTTTGACGTTACAGTGAACTTTGTACCTCACTAATTTGAAACTGCTTACCGTTACAGGAAGTGCTCAAAATAGCTATCTTAGCCCGAACACAAGTCTGCTGTCGTGCCCTAGACTGTCGCGAcctattttgtttttgtgtattttaatatTGGGACTGGAATGTCAAGAAACAATTGTTTTCAAGTGACTCCACAAATAAAACTCCAATGGGTTTTGAactggagaacgtgcaggccagagTATAGGTCTCCCACAAACTATACACCTACTTGACCTGTACATTTGTTCAGTACGCTCTAACTCGAAGACAaggatattataatacaaaggtTTATATGTACATTTTAAACGTTTCTGTGTTTCTGTCCACCAAATGTTATTAAGTACCCCATTTTAGTAGAATTGTACATATTTAAGAACAAACAAGATTCATTTAGGGAAGTTGTGTTAGAAAAGATTCGTACAAGTCATGGAAGAGGTAATTTCATCGTAATTATTCCGGGATACACGTTCCACCAACAAAACACATTCTTAAATTAGTAAGAAAGTACGAACACATGATATTCTTACAAACAAGAAGTGTGCAAGGCATGCGCCCAATTCTCTTTTAACAGAGAAAACTTGACGTAGAGTACCAattacagaattttaatttcacttagTTTTGAGCTAACTTTTCATCAGGATAGACGCATCTTTAAGAGCTGAGGGTGAACAATTCCGTCGTCTGATGTAGTGGTGAGTATCATTTGAATATTTCTAATAAGTAATTAaggtaagtaagtcagtaaagtAACTTATTGAAACAATAGAATTCGAGCTGCAACGCGCTTTGCCGGCGAAAAAGCATACCAGATCAATCTGACTGGTGGATAACAGAAGAGGGAAGCGGTGAAGAGCCAAGAAGAAGCAATGCGGAATAGCCTCATAAACTTAAGTAAAGCTCAACCGGtgttcataatgatgatgataaacagGAGGAAAAGTAGGAGAAAGGATAACAGGAGAAGAACTGCAGGAAACCCGAATGTATTTTCGATAAGGACAGTTCAACATATCACACAACTACAccatatatttattacaattattacattctatttgGACTACAATGACGATGTGGTTATGGCCTGGGGGCAATGCCGGTGGTGGACAAGATCCAGTCCAGGTAGTAAGTGACCCTGGCGAAGGCTGCGGGCCAACCGATCTCGCAGCCAAAAGAGATGCCGAAAGACACCACCCCGACCTGTGTTGCTTGCCCATCAGCATCCTCAATGATAAGCGGTCCGCCGCTATCACCCTGGAAGCAAACATTTCCATTAATTAAGGAAAAAACTGCCATGAATTAGTGCTAATTATTTGTCGTTTTCTTGAGTAGAACAATatatagtactaattttatgttaCCATCAAGAGAAAGGTATACATGTAAACTGCAAGATAATTATGTATAAAGTCACATTTTAAGCCAGTTTTGCCATATGATTTGGAAGTATGCgcaattataaagaaaatgtcaAACAGAATTCATGCAGCACAGATGAGATTTATTCGCAGCATACTACAGAAACCAAGAAGAGatagaaaataaacaaagaaatattttgtgaatTGCAAAACTGCAAGATATACGGAAAGGTTAAAAAAAATTCGGTGATTTCGGCTAATGGTGATGGACGATGAATGATTTACCAAACAAAGCActcacattaaaatttaattgacGGACATCTCTTAGAAAACGTGGGATACGATGGAATGTTCAAATGAAGCAGGACGGAAAGAAGAGAAAATCCATTAACGGGAGCAATGAAGAAGCTTATGTGGGATGATCGAGAAAATTTGATGCTGATATTTAACACTCGAGGACCATTAACTGGGACACGAGGACGGATGAAGGTAATGTTCAGGTGGTAAATTTTGTAGTCATTCGATCGAAATTGGTAATGAGTTCTCCTTTGACTGAGTACAAATATTATTGACGACAATAACTGCAACacctcaatcaatcaatcaatcaatcaatcaatcaaactcctgtatttcctcatgaggagcatagggcattcacaaagtgcctccatcggaccctatttgtagccaacatcttcacttcgctccatgttttcccctccctagcaatttcctccaaaactgttctcttccatgtatatttggccttcctcttgttctactaccctgggggttccaatccaaagccattctttctactgctccatcttctttcctgattgtgtgccctatccaattccactttcgtcgtttgatttctattgtgatttctttctgatttgttatcttccatagttctgagtttgtgattatatctggccatctaatttttaagattcttCGTAAACAACTGCAACACCTCAACACCGCCGAATGACACCGGCCGGATTCTGATAATTCCTTTCTTGGATATGGCCTACAAATTATCGTTCTACgttggaaaacatattattattattattattattattattattattattattattattattattattattgaaatttgaTCTATGCCATGATATATACAAAGCTATCGACATTTAACTGTGGTTCAGCTTCTGAAAGTTATCATTAATTTTCAAGATAGCATACAATAGTGTTATTTTAGATTACATATAACGCAAGAAGGTGAAAACTTACAAAGAATTGACTCTCGCGCTATATTACGACCCGACAGGAATGTATAGGTTACTTAGCTTTctagaattatattattttaatatgcttTTATACTTCTCAAGTATCAATCCTTTAAtgattatttcatttcataatttcattaactGCACGcgtgaaacaaaatatatcttataatttgaaaatataaatcagttttagggaactatattttatatttcataaatttacaaaactcCCACTCATTCCCACTTCCTTTCGACAGTTTTCTGCTAGGAAAGGAGGACTACATCCGTCCCTAAACAGTCCCTTCCTGCCGGTAAATTTGTTTCGAGCAGACAAGTGCCATAGGTTTGGAGCTGAAATATACTCACGTTGCAGGTGCTCTTGCCTCCGGTGCCGGACACGCAAATGTGACCGTCGTTGATTGCTCCGAAGTACAGCACTCCGCACACGTAGTTGGTGATGATGGGGGTGCTCACCCAGCGCAGGACGGGACTGATGGATTCGGAATCTACGAAGAAAGCAAGACAAGAATTCACAGCTATTCTTTGCCCTCGTCAGCAAGCAAACTGCTGCGTTTAGACAAAAATGCAATTTATCAtgtgataataattaaaattaatactacTTAGTTTCTGTTCGACTTTCGACAACAAAGAACATCGATGTAGTTCCGCGTTTTACGGAAAATAAGGTGGGTATGACACTACCAATGCGCAAAATGTAAGGTCCATCCTGATGGTTAATTTCTGCAATTAAGAGGAGTTGGTCTTTAACAGGTAAACAATTGCaatcattttatttccttatacAAATGGCCGATCGcttctgaacaattttatatataatacatatagtatgaaagtaatataaatgtgtagcttttaatagcttattccttGAATAGAGTACAACAGAAAAATTCTAACAACGTAATTGtccctaaaattaatatttttcttagaaaGAAAATTATCTCCAAAATGTTAACACTGATTTACTCGGTAAGTACTATTCACACGAATCTAATTTTTACCCTTGTCAATAGAGAACGTGATAAGGAATGATGTCTGcttctacaatttttaattaaaaccaacattattcttaaaatttaaaaagaaaactaaCACTTATTTCACTTTCTGCCACTAGAAAATCTGGCAACACtgctgcagtgactaagggatgGGATGCTGATATTCTTCAGACCCGAATGCATGTTAAATGTCATTCATACGTACTGTCGGAATCTCTTCCCCAGCCACTGGCGACGGCCATCACGTCAGCGAATGTTTCGTCCTTCTGCGAGAGCTTTGGTAGGCGCAGCGTCTGGATATGTTGAGATAGTTGGACGCTAGAGGGCAGGCGTAGCAGCGCGACGTCGTTGCTGATACGCTGGGGATCCCATGCGGGATGCACGTGCTTCTCTGTCACGTCAAAACGCACCTGCGTGTCTTCTATTTCCAAAACGCGATGCGCCCCCAGGATCACAGTGAAGCTATCGGCTCTGCGTTAAcacacataaaaatatttctaaactttatatttatttacgaaGATAGACTTGGAAAGAGTTGTTTGTCCAGTTAGAAGCAATGCTCTTAAACcaaaataatttcttcaaatttcAGTGAATACGTGATCGTAAATGCTGATGTATTTGCTATGTACTCACGCATCTGCGCAGTGAGCGGCGGTCAATACCCATTCGGGGGAAAGGAGGGAGCCACCGCAGAATCCCGTGCCGTCGGGGGTATGGACGAGCACGGCGGCCTGGTACGGGAACTGGTGGGGGCCTGCCTCCTCGCCTCCTGTGATCCTTGAGCCAGCTGTCCAAATGTTACATCTTTAGTTACTTTCGACAGCAAAGGAAGAGGTGAACACAATGTTATTGTAGTTACGAATAACAACTAAGATACATTTTTATGAATTATTGATATTTTTGGGAAACCAACACCAGAACGCTAGAATACATCTGGCCTCTCCACTTTTTTTGTTCTTCAATAATGTTCGTTCTGTGAATTGAACCACAAAGAGAAATGTTCGTTAATATTACAGAAGAAATACGCCATAATTTGAAGGCTGAACTATATGATTACAGTAATTTGTTTAGATTATACTTTTGAGAGGTTTTAATGCAAATGACAGATTTGGACTAGCATGCGGTTTAATATGTTGACGTTGAAGTGTTGCAACATCATATCTATTGCCGACACTATGACGccaaatttaattagcatttcaTACTCTAGGTGACACGGAATGACCACCAATGTCACCGTATTTCACTCTGCTCAGTTTCTTTCTTTTTAGTCCCATAAAGAACTATTTTGATTGCATAAAGAAATGCTAAGACTTATTTTGGCTGCTACAGATCAAATAATGATTTGTCTCCGTAAAATTGTTTCAGTTACCCAATCCGTACACACGAATAGAAAAATGTTTTTCTAAATTACATGACAGTTCAATGTCTTTACTTTGCAAATGAATTACTGTAATAAAATGCTTTGTAGTCACAATTAGTTTTCATACTGTTTTCGCCTGATCATTCTACACGTCTGATACCTTTCAATCTATCTAGCTTTTATTCTCCAGAAAACTCAGAACTGCTTTGGAAGACAGACTGGAACAGCAGTAGATTTAATCCGCATCACTCTTCATCACCACATTTCCTAGCAGAGGGGCTTTGAACGTAAACATAAAGGATATGGATTTCGTCAAATTTCAGTCGTTCAGCAGAACGCTACCTAAATAAAGAAACAGAGCAAAAGAACTAAAAACTACGTACCATTTGGCAACACCTTCGGTAGTGGAAGGTTGGGCAGTTGTGGTTCTAGGGATAGCAAGTTGGACCAATCGACGGCAACCTGAAACAAGAAGTACGATGTGTGTACAGAATCCGAGATAGTTCGAATGGCACGACAATCACGTCTTCATTTGTGTAGAAACACGCTGAGGAGGATGCTCTCGAGTTCATGCCATTTCTTGCAAATAAATTTCAGGATATTATCTATAAGTATCCTACAAGctaaactcagtgcgcagaaaccagcgggcgtgactgtctcgcgcagatgacgtatgttccctttcccagcatgctctcacacctactgcagggggggtaagaggggtatagcatgcgcgccgtgaggagttcgagctgagttttgcttgtaggatacctataggaaTAGGTTATTTTCCCATTGTCCGAAACTTTTTCATTCGCTTAATTTGTTATCCGGTTACATTTGTAGCGATGGTATCTAGTGGAATAAGAACGTGCGACATTCTATGTCGTATTAAATACGTTTTTTTAATTGtggtctatttaacgacgctcgcaactgaagaTTTATAATCAGCGTCGTTGTTGTGCCAGCATTTTGTCCCATATtactttttttacatgccagtaaatctactgacatgaacctatcgcatttaagcacaattaaatgccatcgacatgggcacagaagaccagcgctataccgactacgctacccaggccgactattaAATGCTACATGTGGAATACACGTTCTgcagtaattttgaaaatatattgtttCCTTGATGGGAAATGAAACAACTCTGAGTTCATTGACGCAAAAATGCTACTCGATAAATATAATTTCCAAGTTTCATTACTTttatctttttaaaatttgaCTCGATCAAGATCTATAAAAAGCAAAAAATCTAACATTTAAATTCTATGTTATACGAAGTATACACAAAACTGGTCTGATGTTGCAGTGCATAAATATTTACAGAGGTTGAAAAATTGTACAAGCTTTCAAATTCCGCCATTGAAAGTATATAGTGTCTGTTGACTTTGAACTACTGAGAAGATTTGAACATTTTCAACTCTTGCGTTTCAATTTGCTTGAATGTTAATCATTTATTAGtacatatatttgaaatattactgTGTTACAAGTGATTTAAAATTGATGAACGGCGCATAATCAGAGATACGGGCTTAAAATCCACGTGAAGAATTTAGTCACCGATTAGCTCGAGGCACTCCCGTTTTCTCAGCCATCATTCTACCGTGTCTAGTACTGAGGGCTAGGTCTCACTGCCACcgtaatgtgatgttaaatggtagtgaaagagaaattattaatCCGACAATTGCAACCGACCGTTACAAATAACAGTCAGGAATACATGTAATATTATTGTCACTTGAACGTGTAATAGTGGTTACTTtgcatatttaataaattaatgatttgGTGAAAATCTCAAGAATGCCATTTCtaataaaatgtaatagtttACCTAAAGCATCTTGAAAATGTACTTTCTGTACGCAATAAATAGGCTTGCAGAGGCAGCAAAGGTTTCTAAATTGTACAAAATGGTTAAGACGCTCGTCTCACAGAAGCTAGAGCTAATGTTCATGGTACCAATATACAACTTTGAGACGCATAAAGGACAGAAAAGTAGAGGCCCTTGCTTTCGTGACCTGTACTAGTAATACAGTAGCCTGCAACAACTGTAGCAGTCACTTACTCGGAATAAAAATGTCTTCATTTTACAGAAGATTTGCTCTTTCAAACATTAAATAATCTTTTCACGCAAATATTCTTGTGACTGAACGAATGTGCAGTGAAAGTTTGCGATGTCCAATATCTACAACGTAGAatgaagaaataggcctactgacgGAAATATAGCCTACTGCtggtgtaattctttattatatttcaattccTTACCTGCGTTTTAAAATTAGATGTGTACTTCTTAAAATACTTGTATTTAGAattatatagaaataaaatatttcatgtgaattTACTTGTTACGTACAATTAAGTTTAGCCATCTAACGCCCGCGTGTTGTGGGAGGAAGCCTGTTTATCAAACAATCTGAACAATCCAAAAACAAAACCTACTGTACCCTTGTAGTGGGTATCATTACGATGACAGTGCTAGAGAACTTTATGTTCAATGTGTTAGAGAATACCAAAAATGATTTCACAAGGTATGTGTGGAAAATGGCACCGATGAAAAATTCACGTGTGACCAGCACGAGTAAGAGCACTGTAAATTATTTAGGTATATTTGAGAAGGAAAATTTGTGATGTAAATGTTGCGTTTTAAAGTTGTTCATATGTTTGTCATACTATGCTGAAATTTTTCCCATTATGGGAGAAGTCGAAACTTCGGcatcaatttgtattttttaatacaGTGATAGAAAATGATCACATTGACGCCAGATATGTGAAATGTACGGAAAGCATGTCCatatatattaggagaaaaaatagaataaatttgCATAAATTGGTCCTTTGCGTGTTAAGATGTCTCTAAACGACTCTATACAAAAGTATATCTTCAAAATTACAAACATGTaaataataccactactactgctagtagTAAGCAGTAATAGTGCCAGTAATAGAGATACTATTACTAGTAATATTCATACCTCGGCCGTCGCTGCTGACACCAAAAGCAGGAATGTAAGTACAGCCATCTTCTTTTTCCTCGACGAATACTGACTTACTGATGTGTTGCTTCCTTTATATACTAAAGCCAATTATAATTTCTACGCCTTCCATCGAAGATTGTTTCTTAATACATTCATATCAAAGATAAGCTTAAAGTGCTTACTGTATTGAAAATAATCCCCAATACTTAGacggaattgaattttttttttaactagaaaGCACTGAATCTTGTGTTAAGATAAAGGAAATGACAACTCATCGCAGATTTCACTTCTGAAGATTTCAAAAGAAACACTGAACTCTTGTAATCTGAACATGGTAtcaacaaaagaaaaagaaaatgaaaccaGGTACAGTATATCTTGTATATGATCACCTGCTGTCCTGAAAGCTAAGAAACATTTCTTTTCTATACACTCAAACTAATAGATTTGAGACCTTCACAAAGCATCATCAATgtctatattttgaaataaatcttctCAACAGGCAATAATTCCTGCACGTAATTGCAATAGAAAAAGTTGTTAAGTGTCAACTCATTCCATTGAACCATGTTTCTAAAATTGGAGTTATATCCTTTTAAGTTTCAAGTTTTCCTCTACAACATATAAGAATTTCATAGATTCTAAAATGAAAATCAAGTTTCTAATTCTGACTTAAGAGACGCGGGCCATTATCTCCAAATTGCTAGTCTCTTTGCGCAATGGTTGGCTATATACGATGGATCCTAACCAGTTTTCAGTTTAGGTTCCCAACTTTGCCAAGGAATTTTTTCTTGATTAGAAATTATTTTTGGTGTTTGTGATGTCCTTAGGTTGAAGTTACATTAAAATGTTAGAAAGGGACTGGCGCATCCTAGCAAAAATCCGCTATGAGTATCCCTTTTAGGGTTCGCCAGTGGTTGTTCGGGCTCTGATGGATTTACATCCATCCATTTTCAAATTCCAAACgcctaatttattttcacaatattttatatttctatccATTCTTTATGTTTACTATTTGAAGTCACTACAACACACTGTGTACATAGTATTTGTAAACCTAGAAAAGGCATTCGACAAAGTGActtggaataaacttatagggatcctgaagaaaataggtgtggattgaaaagagaaTATTCTGTTCAGTAATCTTAATATGAaccaacgagtcaaagtcaggatgggaaaagaaatgtgagaaggaagtgaaatagggagataagtacgacaa includes:
- the LOC138708088 gene encoding brachyurin-like, with the translated sequence MAVLTFLLLVSAATAEVAVDWSNLLSLEPQLPNLPLPKVLPNAGSRITGGEEAGPHQFPYQAAVLVHTPDGTGFCGGSLLSPEWVLTAAHCADAADSFTVILGAHRVLEIEDTQVRFDVTEKHVHPAWDPQRISNDVALLRLPSSVQLSQHIQTLRLPKLSQKDETFADVMAVASGWGRDSDNSESISPVLRWVSTPIITNYVCGVLYFGAINDGHICVSGTGGKSTCNGDSGGPLIIEDADGQATQVGVVSFGISFGCEIGWPAAFARVTYYLDWILSTTGIAPRP